The DNA segment TCATCTCCCTCTTCATCAACAAATTCTTCCTCATCTTGCGCTTCTTCAATGGCCTCCGTGTCGCACTCTTCCTTCTCATCCACATAGTAATGTTCATCTGACTGAAGACCAGGCTGGGTGTCTATGACAAACAGGCCATCATCAGCTGAGGACTGAGCAGCAGCTCGGGGTCTGGATGGGCCCGCCGCCTCCTCTGTACAGACAGCTTCCTCGTCACCCTCAGAAGCCTGTCTTTCCCTCTCATCCCCTTGCCCAGAATGCTGACTGTTGTCGTCATCCTCTTCATCGTCACTGCTCTCCAGCAGACTGATCACGCCAGATTTCTGTATGATGACACAGTCTCTGGACTCCTCCAGTTTGTCAGCATCAGAGACACTGACCTTCAGGCTCAGGCTGGAGGTCACCTTAATGGGCTCTGTAGTGTGAGGGGCTTCATCTTGGTCAGCCGTTTTATTCTCAGCTACTAGTGTGCTGCTGACATCCATAGCCTCCTCACTAGGCACTGCCTTACATTCCTGGTTCTTTACCTCCAATGGAGGATCTGTGTGGGTGTTTATATCCACGGTCtttttctcctcttcctcagacaCCCCTATAACAGGGGACATTACATTTTCACACGCTGCTACTTTTACTGTTTGCTTAAGAGAGACTTGTGAATCAGCTGGCGTCATCGTCTCCTGTTCAATTATCACTGGGGCGTCCACATCGGCTGCATCCTCAGTGGacagctccctctgctggtcttCTGCAGGCTCAGACACTGCCTCAGCCATCTCTGTATCAGCACTCTCACAGATGGTCACCTTCTCCTGTATGTTTTCCTGAACAGGGACATCCACCATAGAGGTATTCTTCTCTGGGTCTTCCCTGGCGGTTGTCTCGGTTGAATCCTGTTGTACACTAGTGACCTCTGGCATCTCTGCATCCTCAGAGACTGTCACACTCTCTGTATGCTCCCGAGCAGGTGCTGCATCTTGGATGGGCACTGCTGGTTCACCGATCACTACATCCTCAAGGGTTAGAGTCTTATTTTCTTCCCCCACTTCTTCTATCATGGAGCAGTCTGGATCAGCGTCGACTGTGTCCTCCAACACTACGCTTTCTTCAGCAACCTCAGATGCTCTCACCTTATCTGACTGGCATAGGGCTTTCTCAACTAGTATATCCAGGGCCTTGGCTGTCAGCCGGGTAACTGGTGCTGCCCTGGAACTGCTGTTGGATCCAGTGCGACTACTGCAGGGAGTGCCCCTACCTCTCACCGACCTAGGGCTCCCCAGAGGGGTATACACATCAGTCAGGTCAGACTCAGAGTCTGAAACAGTGGTGCCTGTTTGTTTCAGCTCAGACAGCCTGCGAGTAGACCTCCTGGGAGTCATGCTTGGCCCAGACTCAAAGCTCTCTGAGTCCTGGGGACTCTGGGGGTCACAGGGACATCCTTTACACAAACCTCTGCTTCGCCTGCGGGGTAGAGGAGAGTTGGATCCATCAGTGGTTTCCTCCAAATGCATGGGGATAGCTTCAATAAACCTTCCTCTCCTGCTTCTGGTAACTCTGCGCACCGTGGAGGTCTGATCACCAGAGACACAGGACTCAGGATCAGAAAGCTCTGTGTCCTCGGTGTGACACTTTGAAGAAGCCCGGCTGCTGGACACGGCAGTCCTCCTGGTTACTCTGGTCTGCGAGTCAGGCACCTTGGACTCAGACACCACAGAGCTGCAGGACTCTGCCTCTGAAACATCCTTGTCCTTTTTGGCAGAGTCTGTGAGAACAGCCTTCCTCAGACTCCTGGTGGCTCTGCGAGTGTTTGGTCTTCTGGAGACAGACAATGAACAAGAGTCTACCTCAGACACGCCCTCCTCCTTCGTAGTGTCAGGCTGTTCCCCACCTGCAGCTCCCCTTTGGCCCCTGCGAGCTGGCTGTGTGTCGGGGATAGCCTCCATATCTGATATAGCAGAACAGCAGGACTCTGACTCGGACACGTCAGCTTCATGGGTGGAGTCTACCTGGTTAGCAGAGACAGTTTCACGTTTAGACGCCCTGGTCTTCCTCTTCCCGGTGGAGCTCTTGGGCTTGGAGGGAACATCTTGCTGGGAGTCACTGGTCACCTCAGACTGGGTTGCAGTCTCCCCTTTATCAGCTGTCCTCCTGGTTCTCCGAGTGGACACTGGAGTGGCCTGTGGAGAAATATTATTTGTCAATACCGGTACTTCTGAACTAAGAGGTCACAGAGAGACAAATTACTTCATAGCATTTTTTACAAATGCAGTAGTTATTAAATCAAATCCATCTCTGGCATGATGAATCTATTGAAAAGCGTTGGGTGTTTCGGGAATCGACAACCATCAAATACACAGGTATGTTTTTGACAGTGGAGCAGCGCTAAAACTAATGAACTCAAAACAttgaccacgtttacatgcacacaatataTCCTGCGTACGGTCTTATTCGGGATAAGCTACATGCACCTTTGATATCCCGCTCACAAGTATCCCTGTATCCATAAATAAACAGAATATTCCTCATTTAAGCtcatatgggttaaatggaatagtaacaaatatggacactgactgtagacctataacctctcacatgccaactgctcagcatatgtgagaactccttcaagagtgttggaaaagcattccaggggaCCACCTCATGAAGGTTGAGAGAatgatggttgagagaatgccaaacttgtgcaaagctgtcatcaaggcaaagggtggctactttgaagaatttcaaatatatttttatttgtttaacacttttctgggtactacatgattccatgtgtgttatttcatagtttttatgtcttcactattattgtacaatgtagaaaatagtcaaaataaagaaaaacactggagtaggtgtccaaacctttgatcGGTACTGTATGGATTTTTTTAACTGATcaaaatcaatcaatccaaactgtgcagcagccatttgatgaatggaaagtgaCATGTGTGACAAAACACCTAAAAGTTTAATGACATTGGGAAATTGCCACGCCTTCGATACTGGTTAAGGCTACAAGGTAAGGAGTAGGAATGTCCCCAACTAAAACAAACCTTGGGCGACCAAGAGGTCTCTTCTTTCGACCAatcaacattttttacatttatttttccatatataaaaACACCCTGTGTGTTTTAATACAGtcaactatatgcactgagcttgtctgatactttaagcacactgtttgatgaaatgagacacacaaatgactccaGAGGGAGCCCGACGGCAGTTGATTTGGGCCGGGCTTGCCATGCTGTGTTAAAAAAGACAGCTAATGCCTATGTGACAGGCGCACGCTGTCGCTCTTTCATCTCCCTTCTGCAGCGACCATACATAGAACAGTAAGTGTTCATCGCGCTGTCAGTGgggctgaagctgcaacataatttGACATCTCTAGTTTCTTACTTGAAAAGTTGTGTTACCAAAATCCCTCTTTTGTTTCGGAAAAACATTTCCTATttcctcaacccttgctctctttacgtgacaTGTACACATCACATGCACATAACCAATAGAgcctgacctatagcatatcataatgacatcaataaattggttacaACAAACTCCAACACAGCAGCATAATGGATGCTgaggacgtgacaaataaacttgaaaAGGGGGTATGTTGACAGGTTGCgcaggagggaaaggggaagtccaatgtgtggaagacatttgacttagtGTGTGGAAGCTTACAAACGACACTAAATAAGTGTACCAGAGTCTCTAACAAAAGAAATGTGTAAAGGCCTTTATTACTGCAAAGACTAAAGTTGCTGCATTCATGAATGCAATTGCAGACATGGTGCAGGTAATTTATTGTTTAGGCTAATTGTTCAAGGCTAGCAAAATGTGTAATGCATCCACATAAAGCGTACTTAACTTTTGTCATTCGTttcactgcatcagggatagcGTCAGGGAATGCACCAATTCAACTGCGCACTGAAGATTAGGCTGTGTTTCAGAACCGCAGACAGCAATGCTGGTGAAAGCCCATTTGTcacaaaatattatttttaatattgttgcaaaattccaggaatTTTCAATTAATTCACTAGTTTTTCGTAACTCGTGGTTGGAGGAATCCGGATTTCCTGTTTATTCCATCCGGATTCCGGCACACATCCCCAGGTTTTCCCAAAATCCCGGTTGAATTTATTGAATGTTCCAGttattttgcaaccctagttgcaccattgttcttaaAATACAACCATATACAATTTATGTAGGCCATGTCTTGAGCTGTGTTCAAATACACATACTAACATACTACACATACTTAAttagtatatacacacactacatactaatAGTTCATTTTACTATACTGTAACCGAACAGTATCATCTCAGTTGAGCGTACAAGCGCtttgcctgtctaccggaagttgatgcggTTGCTATTCAACTTCTTGCTAGCTAGCATAAAAAAAAATTACTAACTAGACATCGTACGACTCCATTAACAATGTCCACTGAGAACGCACAACGAATATAGCACTTAGCTAAGAATGAATGGAAGAATCAAGTCAATACATGTTGGGAAGTTAGTTCGAcagcatatagttaatatactggcatgTTCCGATATATTAGTAGCCAAGTAAcgttatgtagctagctaatatatTGGTACACATTGCTGTAATGATATGGTATGCGGTTCTTCAAGTTAGCGTATCTAACAAATTGTTAACCAACAATGTGTAACATAAGTTGTTTGAAAAggcattacattattacattgctcaacattttcttaaatttgttaaagcaatgaatttgtatccgctctcgtcAGACTTCGGCTGCACATTTTCCGCCATTTTATTATAATCTAAaattgtgaagccacgcccattttcttAAGAATTGCATTATTTGCCCTAAAAACAAGGACAtgctttaaatatatatatatatatatatatatataaataaataaaagcgaggaaatatatatatatatataaaactatttttttttacttacgtgtattttgtaaatattttcttaactctattttcttaccTGAATTTTTGGTTACAGatttgtaagtaagcgtttcacagtaaggtctacacctgttgtattcggcacatgtgacaaaatgtgatttgatgtaaaCGTGGTCATtgattaacgttagctagctatttgATTTAGGTGTAAGTGATGAGCTGAAAGAAAACTCTAACTAGCTCTCCAAGACTAATTTGTGAGTGTGTAACTTCAGTGTAAATGGCATGTAATCTTGTATACAACGGATTGCCTCCTAAAAACAATAGTGGAAAAGTGTTTTTATGCTAGCAAAACAAATGAGGGACTCAAGCTAGGCTAGCTAACGTGTTGCCACGTGAATATGAATTATCAAGTATTACACACTGAAAACGACCTGTATGTACGAAATGCGCTGAACTGTAAATCATACACATATCTACCCATAATCACGCAATTAAAACCTACCGTAACTCCAGAGGATTCATCAGAGTTTGTTTTAGTTGGGGAGCATACGCGTACTCCTCTTCTGGTGGCCACCATCTTGCTCGCGCTGTTCTGTCTCACTTCTGCCACATGTGTTCCCAACCAGCCAGACTCCACCAATtttcttcgatgaggtttaacggcggttggcatccaataaatgttgcattaccgccacctactagactggagtacaactcccttatactttgcttgaaaaatcaaatgaacacataccactactttcccccaacgctacacattcctttgtctcatgcccttctgcataCGTCCTACatctaggaacctccctcctacacactgctgccacatgcccataagcttgacagctgtaacgtaacatattTGGTACAAAAGCTCACACAGGAAAACATCAacatcaaaaaaaaaaaacaggcaatGATTCTCGTTTCACCACTCACGCCACCCTGACTGTGTGGCAACAAACGACAAGCATCATAAACACCAGGGATTTTCCCCTTCAATTggtcaacttttacatttactgctacccaagtaatcactcctttcaatggcaccctttcctcaagagcaaaacaattcacatttcttgccccCATTAGTTTAATGCGGATTCTCCCTCTGAtcagaagaaacacaaacaattatcacaagaccacttctggttaccctcaccgattccacagcacccagCTGTTTTCACCACAAACGGATCAGCCAAAAGGTAAAGGGTCCACTGTTTCCGAAAACTTCACTcctgtcacagactcatctttatcctgaccctcggtGCAAGCCTCCGGTACTTCGACCTCATTCACTTCCAGTTGGcctcctgtcttcagctcacttttcttacactttctaccattcttattaaacaaaccatctccctttttttACACCATTTTTAACCAACTCAAGCTCATCCTCTCTCCCTGACCTCTGCCTCTcattttccctccattcctcctcccctGTATTCCAAGTATATATCTCCTTataatactgcacttctcctgacataCATCTTATTCTTGCCTTCTCAAGGGACACCATTTAACCAGCTGTCACAATCTCTGTACAATCAGCACGAACCCCTCGGGATGTAGTGCTCAACAGTGCATCCCAGCTATAAAGCAGCTCCTTCATCTTGATGTTCTTCTTTATCAAAAGATAACCCCAAAGCGGTTCCATTTCAAACAAGCAAGCTCTTCCAACCGCCATCTCGCTTCATCGATCAAAACCTGACCAATGGAATTGCGATGCATGCTAAGgaacataaacacattttctgTGTGGATGACAGTACTCCAATGAGACTATAGTCTAGTAAAGTTTATCATTCGAGGAGGATTTATGTTATAGATACCCCGTTTTTATGTGATCTGAAAGAAATAGATAGTGATCATGTGCACCCATCTCTTCCAATGAACACAAAACACTTCAAAAGTGTTTAATCATTTAATAAACCCAATGGAACAATACAGGAAATGGTAACATTAAATATGAATTATTATAGTACAATAGAGAACTCAAACTTCTTAGGATTGTGGACCCCGTCTGGAAGAAATGCCATGATTAATAAATAAGACATCCACCCAGACACTTCAGAATTTATAATTCATATTCCAGTACTATCACATACACGATAAAGGTGTCAAGCCTACTATGAATGTAAACCTCATTTGGGGATATTTCTCATATTACCACTTAGATGGGGACACATTTTCTAATAAGGAAATCATATGAGCAGTTAGGGGTATAGGACAAATCATGTCCTGGTATACCCTGTCAGTAGCACTGggcttaaaaaaaaagaatatacaaAGATTTGCCAAGACAATACTTTAACATCCATAAAGTTGTTTCTACAATTCAAATAACTACTGTACACTAAATCAAGAGAAGTTTATGAACTAACCATAATTTTTTTTCACTTTTCACTCATCAGAAATCTATTGGAATTAGGCTCTTGTCCCCACTGTACAGGGTGCCAGTATTATACAGTAGAAAACAGAAGGAGCTGTTCATACACATCAGAGCACACTAGGactttacatctctctctctctctctgtggctttAACAACCGATCCAAAGTACTCACCTCTACTTCATTTTCTCATCAATTTATAATGTAAAAATATCATGGGACATTTCCGTAGTGGGTTAGAGGCTGTTTAACCTTTAAACTGATTTGCAATAATTCTAACATTGTACTAAAACCATCTATACAATTGAATTATTTATGTGGTTCCAATTCAGTTTTGTAGCCATGTTTGTTAAAAGTTTAGCTACCTATATCCCTGTCTTAAATGCATTGGACATGAGTAACATTTGAATAACAGATTTTCAGAGGACATGCTACAGGTTGCTTCTCTTTGAGTGAACAAGGTAGCCTTTTGCTTTGATGATCCCCCTGCTTTTGACAATGATGGAGTAGCGCAAAACCCACTCCAACCTCCAGTCTGCTACCttcaggtcctgagtgctctccTGCACTGCCTCCTGGAAGCTGGCAGCAGTAATCAGTTCTACAGGAAAATACAATGTGTTAATTCAGTGCCCCTCAGAGCACACACAGCCTTTCCTTAACATGTATTATCTGATTATACAGTGAAAAGATTACAAATTGAAATGATCACAATCTTCACCTTTTGAGTCATTATGAGTCAGTAGCTGAATGTCAAACTCCTTTGCAAAAGCAGTCAGGTCAGGGGGCATCACACAGCAGGAGGCCAGATTCACCTGGTTACTACTGGGTTTCACCTAGACCAGGAGAAAATCAATCAATTCAAAACCCCAAATACACCAACGCTAACCTACAACAATCTGACGGTCTCGTCAGCATCACCACTCACCTGGGCCCAGTTGTAGAGCTGCTCCAGGAGCTCCTTGTCCAGGTCGGAGGTTCCGATGGCAGCGATCTTGTGGCTCTGCACCAAGCCCTCCAGCTCCCTCCAGGCAGGCTTCAGGTTCTCCAGGGTCTGGCTCTCCCCCTCAGGCAGAACAGGGGGTGCAATGATCACCGAGTCCAGCTGGGACACAGCCAGGGCCTGACAAGCTGTCACAAACAGTCTTATGAGCATGAAACAAGTATACGGTCAGTGCATACTTCTTAAAGCTGAAATCTGTAAAAGGGGAAACATTGTTTTGCTTAGATAAAACAGAGAAGAGGAGCTTCCAGGAGCGTGGTAAAGAAAATATATACAGCACAGTACATATTCTGGTGTTCTGCCGCACATTCAATAATGTAGGGGGAAGGGGAAAAAAAGTTTGTTGTTTGAAGTGATCaacatctttgttgttgtaatatcccaaacAGACGTGATAGCTTCTGCCTGTACGGATTTCATCTTTCAAATACAACAAATTGAGGTAAGGAAAGGAGTTGGCATGCAAACAAAAGCAGTTCACTGATACTAAAGCCTGTTGCATTTTTATTTGACATGgtcaggtctacagacaatcgCCTGTGCCAAATTACTTTTCCGTACAGTCACCGAGTCAGTGGTCCCTTGCTGTTTTGTAAATGTAATACTCACACTTATCGACCGCATCTTTGATTGAAGAGAGGTCTGCCTCGCAAATAAATAGTTTCACTGTAATGCAAGAATATGGACATGTTAATAAAAACGCAAACAATCAGTAAGGCACCAAGAATGGTATTTTTGTCATGAAATTCACATACTGGGCTCATAATTCCTCACACAAAACTCTATGGTATCaaagcaggggttcccaaaccttcAGGCCAGGGACCCCTTTCTGATAGCAAATTCATCAGAGACCCccctcataatcagaacacaactcgaGTGAGATAAAAAAAATAGCATACAAAGAGTTCTATTATGATTTTGGCAATGCATGGCCCAACGAATCAAGTCTCCATCCCTGGGAAGGAACATTTTAAAAACCAATTTGGGAGTGTTCAAGCACATTTCCTTCAATTATACAGATATTGTCAAGGGGcagagattttttgttgttgaagctaatatcctgcaattcATCACATTTTTGCtatgaggcagagagaaaacttagcagttttaaagcttaaattacagtgcatttatgtaacaacaaaaaaagaaaaataattgtGGAGTACTGtagataccaatatccctgtaaGCCTCCCAAGCCCATGCTGCCCAGGGTTAAGAATGTAACATTTTAGACTAATAATTGCATTGTATTACACCCTCTAAACTTACTCCAGGGATCCCttggccatttaaaaaaaaatatatatgttagtAATATTAATTTGAGACATAATTATGTAAAAAAGTGGGGTCCATGGACCACTGAGAACCCCCTGTCATAGAATACCAGAAACTCACCAGAGACCTTcagctcctccctctcttcaGGTGTGATTGCTTCTGTAGCTTGAGGGATGGAGCAGTCAATAGTGTCTGGTAGGTCCTACATTTACAACAAACGTACGTGTTAGTCAAAGAAAAAGAGTAGCttaaaatacaaagaaaaaagcaACATCAATATTGTCTTAACTTTGTCCAAATACAAACACCTGCTTTCGATTTCACAAACTTGTTGTGGGATTTCGTTGCAGGGAACATAAGCTTTGACTTTGTGTATGTAAGACCCCCCCCCGCTGTACTCACTGAGGGCGCGGAAGCAGATTAGCTGACCCCAACAGAAAAGCAACAGGGCAAAGCCACTCGAACTTCACAACAGAAGCACATGTAGAACCTTTCACAGCCAACTTTGCATGAATAATTAGTATGACAGTTCCCTTTTCATCAGTCTGATAAATTCATTGCGGTCAATCAACAGGCAGCTATTTTGTTTTCCCAGCAGGAGAACGCAACTGCATAGTAGTATCGTAACATTGTGACTAgtgtgagctccaaaagtattgggacagtgacttTCCCCCCCCCTGTTGTTTTGGCTATTTAGTCCAGCACTTtgtatttgaaatgatacaacaTCTGGAGGTTAAAGTACAGACTATCAGCTTTATTTTGAggttattttcatacatatcatacataaACCGTTtggaaattacagcactttttgtacatagtccccacaTTTTAGGGGactaaaagtattgggacaaattcacttatgtgcattaaaagtagtcaaaagtttggtaTTTGGTCTCATATttctagcatgcaatgactacatcaagcttgtgactctacaaacttgttggatgcatttgcagtttgttttggttgtgtttcagattattttgtgcccaatataaattaatgttaaataatgtagtgtcattttggattcactttcattgtaaataagaatgtttctAAACAATTCTACATTAATGCTACCATAACAGAttatcatgaatgaatcgtgagaAAGTTAGATACACTATGTACAAAacgtgctgtaatttctaaacggttcaaccgatatggatgaaaataccctcaaattaaagctgacagtctgcacctTAAATAcacatagtcattgtatcatttcaaatccaaaatgctggagtacagagccaaaacaacaaacaatgtgtcactgtcccaatactttgagcTCCCTGTATAACTCCTGTTCCCTGAAAGAGGGAAACGAGTTACAACATACTATGGAGAGTCACACTCTCCTGACTTCAGTTTAAAGATCTACAATCACACCTCGCAGGGCCAATGAAATCTctgcctcgctggaagccccgccttccacagttGATAAGCGCAAGGCTCggattcattccttcaatttaATACCACTCTTCACGAGCCCAGGGACGGgtggccaaacaggtgttgtgccttgtttccctccttcagggatcagttgttatagtcataacgttacgctccctttcagtcagtcaacttcggaACAACAAACTACGGAGAAATAATAGTCATTACCCAAGCTGACGCCAGTGGTTACTAAATGAAGTGGCCCATGGCAGAGCAACCTGACCTGACCCAGCCAGATGCGGCAGTCTGGGTATTGCAAACACAGTGCGCTGCCTAGTGACTTTCCCCTGTACGTAAGCACACTGTGGGCTACACTGAGAGCAGTGACTAACGATAAAAcctcaagaaaaaaaataagtTTGGCGATGCCCAACTGTCCGCAGCACAAATAACTTCTACAGTCAATCCTTTAAACAACAGCCAAGACACTGCCAGACCCCTGGTGGGGTAGCGAGTACACCGCTAGGGAACACTTGCTGCGACGTGCCAGGGAGATATCTCCCACTGGATTGTAGAGGCTACGCTCCTTAAAAGAGCGTCCTGACGTGAGCTGGATTAGCAAAACAGACAAAAAGGTGGTCACATAACCACCTGGGTCCATTCAGTGCATGTGCGTAAAGCTCACACC comes from the Salmo trutta chromosome 4, fSalTru1.1, whole genome shotgun sequence genome and includes:
- the LOC115192506 gene encoding deoxynucleotidyltransferase terminal-interacting protein 2, with protein sequence MPTAVKPHRRKLVESGWLGTHVAEVRQNSASKMVATRRGVRVCSPTKTNSDESSGVTATPVSTRRTRRTADKGETATQSEVTSDSQQDVPSKPKSSTGKRKTRASKRETVSANQVDSTHEADVSESESCCSAISDMEAIPDTQPARRGQRGAAGGEQPDTTKEEGVSEVDSCSLSVSRRPNTRRATRSLRKAVLTDSAKKDKDVSEAESCSSVVSESKVPDSQTRVTRRTAVSSSRASSKCHTEDTELSDPESCVSGDQTSTVRRVTRSRRGRFIEAIPMHLEETTDGSNSPLPRRRSRGLCKGCPCDPQSPQDSESFESGPSMTPRRSTRRLSELKQTGTTVSDSESDLTDVYTPLGSPRSVRGRGTPCSSRTGSNSSSRAAPVTRLTAKALDILVEKALCQSDKVRASEVAEESVVLEDTVDADPDCSMIEEVGEENKTLTLEDVVIGEPAVPIQDAAPAREHTESVTVSEDAEMPEVTSVQQDSTETTAREDPEKNTSMVDVPVQENIQEKVTICESADTEMAEAVSEPAEDQQRELSTEDAADVDAPVIIEQETMTPADSQVSLKQTVKVAACENVMSPVIGVSEEEEKKTVDINTHTDPPLEVKNQECKAVPSEEAMDVSSTLVAENKTADQDEAPHTTEPIKVTSSLSLKVSVSDADKLEESRDCVIIQKSGVISLLESSDDEEDDDNSQHSGQGDERERQASEGDEEAVCTEEAAGPSRPRAAAQSSADDGLFVIDTQPGLQSDEHYYVDEKEECDTEAIEEAQDEEEFVDEEGDDDDEDEQVLFTSRNPQLKELSSRIDPGLKVKELGGLYINFDGSKSKTVSNSLKKLKEQKSQDELMKKSVIGPEFEKRDAVPPYRESKQAAKLKRKEERDKTTGAGWFNMRAPEMTEELKGDLKALKMRGAMDPKRFYKKNDRDGFPKYFQVATVVDSPVDFYHSRVPKKDRKRTMVEELLADAEFRHNNKKKYQQIMTEKAAIGAGKKNRKSNKFRK
- the LOC115192507 gene encoding glutamate--cysteine ligase regulatory subunit, yielding MDNHTTSAKVLLNHATILYLHTGNLVNRSRLKKKCPSSPSEEIQDCIRATLNEWFATIPPTSPTDLPDTIDCSIPQATEAITPEEREELKVSVKLFICEADLSSIKDAVDKSCQALAVSQLDSVIIAPPVLPEGESQTLENLKPAWRELEGLVQSHKIAAIGTSDLDKELLEQLYNWAQVKPSSNQVNLASCCVMPPDLTAFAKEFDIQLLTHNDSKELITAASFQEAVQESTQDLKVADWRLEWVLRYSIIVKSRGIIKAKGYLVHSKRSNL